ACGGAGATGGTGGCCCTGTTGGCTGGAAAGTAGCCGACGGTTGTGTAACCGTTGAAAGAGGGACCGGAATCATTCAGACAAAACGTGCTTTCGAAGATTTTCAGTTACACATCGAGTGGAGATCTCCTGCCGAAGTAATTGGTGAAAGCCAGGGACGTGGAAACAGTGGCGTTTTCCTTCAGAAACGTTACGAGGTTCAGGTGTTGGATAACTACAACAACCGCACATACCGTAACGGACAAGCCGGAAGTTTGTACAAACAACATGCACCGCTTGTAAATGCCTGTAAAGGCCCGGGCGAGTGGCAAGTGTACGATATTATTTACACTGCACCACGTTTTAACGACGACGGCACGTATTTTACTCCGCCAATCGTAACTGTTTTGCACAACGGCGTTTTGGTTCAAAACCACGTGAAATTACGCGGACCAACAGAATACATTGGTATTCCTGAGTACAGCGTTGAAAAACACGGTGCCGATGTTATACAGTTGCAAGACCATGGAAATCCGGTGAGTTACCGCAATATCTGGATTCGTGAACTGTAGATGAATTACAATAGATAAATGGAAACCGGGAGTTTATACTTCCGGTTTTTTTATGAAAAAACAATGGATATGAGTTATTCAAATTCCTCAGAGAAAACAAGTTGATCATTGTTGTCCGACAATTTTGCATAGTCAACAGCACCGCTTCCGGCAAAACGGTACGAAATGCCTTTTAAAGCACCATTGCTGTTCTGATATGTAGTTGTGTAGATTTTTTCATCGTTCAGCAAAACGGTTACGTATTTATTGCTGATTTCCAATTTAACGGTGTTCCAGTTATTCAGGTCAGTGCCGAATGCCGACAGATCGTTGTTGGTTCCCATCACATATTCTGTTCCAAATTTCTGAAAGATACTTCCAATACATCCCGGATTTGCCAATTGAATCACATGTCTTCCGTATTCTGCAAATATCGATATTTCGCATATCTGGCAAGCCAGTGCTCCCTCGTCAATGTTGTTTTTAATACGGCTTTCAAATGAAAAATTGTCACTGTCGCCGTTAAAATTTTCGTTTACATAGTAAAAACATGTTGCATGATTGTTCTTCGACAAATCGATATGATGGGTTTCAACCGTTTCCGGTGAAATGTATATTTGATCGTTACTGATGCAATTTTCATTTACATAAATC
This uncultured Draconibacterium sp. DNA region includes the following protein-coding sequences:
- a CDS encoding DUF1080 domain-containing protein codes for the protein MKFKILTVALLFVAVCAVAQEERPQMVPEMTEIWDPEVPVITPGETPADAPSDAIVLFDGVDIDREWTNGDGGPVGWKVADGCVTVERGTGIIQTKRAFEDFQLHIEWRSPAEVIGESQGRGNSGVFLQKRYEVQVLDNYNNRTYRNGQAGSLYKQHAPLVNACKGPGEWQVYDIIYTAPRFNDDGTYFTPPIVTVLHNGVLVQNHVKLRGPTEYIGIPEYSVEKHGADVIQLQDHGNPVSYRNIWIREL